The Capsicum annuum cultivar UCD-10X-F1 chromosome 3, UCD10Xv1.1, whole genome shotgun sequence genomic sequence TATTCACGGGAAGAAGACCCACAGACCCTTTGTTCCAACCAAGCTCTAGTCTCCACCACTTTGTGGAAACAGCATTGCCAGAGAACGTTATGGAGATTCTAGATAAAACAGCTTTTCATGGTGAGAGGATGAGTAAAGAAACCTATGGAGAAGAATGCTGGGCCAGTATCAAGAAAGAACAGACGGAATGCTTGGTTGGCATACTTGAGATTGGAGTTGCAAGTTCAGCTGAATCCCCAAGAGACAGATTGACCATGAGACAAGTTTACAGTAAGTTGACAGCAATTAGAGAAAAAATTCTAAGAGCAGAAGTTGCATGAAGAGGATATTTGAGGCCACAGGCTACAAGTGAAAGCATTGGattatttgatttaaatgttTAGCTAGTCTTACATTCTGTCTATTTGGTAAGAGAACATTGTAGTCTTTCTTAAAAAATTGAAGTCGCTTTAATATTTTCAGCATGCATAGGAACTAAGTATCAGATTTCTTGATACTTAATGGCTTTAGTTTAGGAACATCAGGCGTTAGTTCTAAACTTCTACAATAGGGGCTAAAGAATTGGATAGATCAAATAAACCACGGAAAGATAGACACAGACTATCCAGGAAGCAGTGTTATCAAAAGTAAAAGGCAAAAAAAACTATAAGGTTCGTTGGGGCCTTAAGCACACTCACAAATAAAATGTGAGCTTTAATGCAAAAGGGCGTGAAGGGAGAACagtacaaatatatatgtttagTTCAAAACTATtaattataagcatgaatgacaaatatatgaataaagaaatatatataataaaaaaataacaataaagtgaaatatcaattgtttattGTGGCCTCTTTAAAAGCAGCTCAGGCTCATTGACAAGGAAAAGTATGGATATCTCATTGCCTAGTTGTAATTCCCTTTTCCCATCTGCAACACCTTCTTTAATTGTGATTAAAGATAAGCTGAGTTCTACCATTGGCATCCCATAtgttttgctttgaaaatattaaaaatggtcCGAAGTGTCCCACATACAGTTACTCAGCTACAGAATGGGAGACTTAGACGAATCCAGAGCCTTAGAACCTTGATGACAACATTGAACCGCACATTCAGCGCGCTCAACACATTCTGAGCCTCCCTTTAGGGCTTAAGCGCACGCCTTTGATAACTTTACCAGGAAGTTGATAATATTAGTTAATGTAGGTTATTAGTAACCCATCTGAGTACAACAGAATAAtcggtgtattcccacaaagtggactCTAAGGAGGGTAGAATGTACTGTACACATACCGTACCTTTACCTCAGAGGTGAGTTAAAGAGGCAATTTCAGATCGTCCCCCGTCTGGCTCAAGTCAAAAACAGACAAGAAAAAAGACGTAATGAAAGTACAAGACACAATAGACAGTAAACGAAAACAACATATAGTAGCAGAACAATAACGCAACAAAACAATACTACAATCGAACTACACGAGACAATAGATAGTTCATGGGATAATTTGAACCTGAAATAGTGAAATTACAAGGAGTAACAAACAGTACGTAAAAAAAACCTCAGCAATTCATTTACAATAACGATCAGCTTTCTTCTTGACCCGGTCATCAAGAGCATCTTCAACGGACTTAGCTTTAGCATTCGGATCATACCCGAAATTCTTAGCTTCAACAGGGAACAAACAATCGTATTTCCTACGCTTAGCAGCGTCAATCGTATAAATATCTTCGGAAGCTTCTCCTCCTTGTTCAGTAGCAGCAACGGCGGTGTCACCGGTTAATGGCTCATCGGAAACGACGTCTCTAACGgatttgttcttctttttgtTGTTGATTTGTTGTGGGTGGCGACTGCGCCTCCTTTGAACATGCaaaggttaaaaataaatttggaaGCCTCTGTTTGATGATATTTATTTCGTTTTACGTAACGGAAAAGGGGTCTATTATATCCTTTATGCCTCCCGTAGAAAAccagaaaaatagaaaattgacacaGAGTACATAATTTCCTGACATCTTACTGGAATTTCTCGAAAGTCAGCGGCTTAAATTGAGGAGTGGCAAGTTCCTATTACATCATCAAATGACCgacaaatttattttataaatttaacctgttttaatattttttgcttaGTAAGAGGCcaaattgatattttcttttaagTGAATAAATTTTAGTGGAAAAAGATTTTCCATTAATTATTAATAGAACatcaaaagattaaataaaaGAGGGACACAAAAGAgcagttattattttctttctcttaatcACGTCGttgttttcaaaagaaaaatcatcACCACTTCAGGTTAGCAAAATTACTCTTAGTAAAAAATTTTAACATGTTTCTGATAAACTAGAATTTAACAAGTtgtattcttaattaattttaacataatGATTATACTAATGATGGGCCAATGATTATTATTCTCAATTATTTCGACCTAATTATTGGTCAATGATAACTATTTACAAATGTTAGTTTGTCCTTATTAAGAATtgagaaaattagaaaattggaTGGCTGCACTTGTGTCCTCATTGAGGATTAAGAAAATAGTTAGCGATTTATAGTGTTtcgtttatttctttttttttttaactttgagaATTGTAGTATTAATTTCTTCTCATCTTTATAATTGGAATTGTGATACAATTTAAGTTTTAGGTCTAGAATTTTAGgagtataaatttttaaaatgggTGTTAATAAATTCCTATTCATACGagaaatatatatttgaacagattttgACCATTCAGAAGCTTTATATAAGGACAAGTTTGTTGATTGGCGATTGACTTCGATTTGAGGCAAGTTGAGACTTTTCCTTAGACACTTTTTCAAAGTGCTTATTTGAATATTTGTTAGTTATGTGCAATGGGAGTAATGAGAATTGGGGGTCCCGTATAGGTGATTGTGACGAGCATCTATGTGGATACCGGTGTTATTTGAcgagataaaataaattaattgtatGTATGAATTGTTTTGAGAATACTCTTACTTGATAAGTTGAGTTGACTTTAAAATTGGTATCTGATCTGACTTGAGACAAGAAGTATTTTGCTTGACTTTATTGTTGATTTAGGATCAGAGTTGCACGCTTGCACATCATGCATTGCATTTCATatgggatcggagtgcacgcatatatttatttattgggATCGAAGTGCAAGCCTAcacaatattatatatttatttattaggaTCAGAGTGCACGTCTGcacaatattatatatttatttattggaATTGAAGTGCACGTATGCACAGTATATTTATTGAGATCGGAGTGCACgcatgcacaatatatttattgggatcgaaGTGCACGCCTACAGAGTATATTTATTAGGATCGGAGTGCATGTCTGCACAGTACATGGACCTTGTGAGTCCCCATGGGTCCTGACCTTGAAGTCATTGCTCGGTAGGTGTGTACACAGCATATGCACTGTATTGCATTGCATCGCATTGCATTAATTCATTTGGTTCAGATTGGTTAAAGTGGATTGTTGACCTTGTACTTATTGtatatgtgttatttattttacCAGATTGAGAAATTCTTGGATTGTGTTATGATATCCTTATGACTGTTAAACTGAACTATTCTGTTAAATTAAGGTAGTTCTCCTGAGTTCAGgttgtatgtttgtttttagaTGTTTTACGTGGTGTCACTCTtcaccactttgaattagggTCAATCGACGATGCTTGCTGAGTACACATGGTTTCCTACTCACTCTTGCTTTTTCTGCACCCTACGTGCAGGTACAAATTCGACGACCTCCGGACATTAATTTCTGTGGTTCCTTCTTTGCTAGCATCTCTGGAGATTCGAGGTAGCTGCTACTGGCTTTAGAAACTATTGAAATCTCCTTCAGCCTTGTTCTTATGCATTTTTCACATTTTGAAAGACTCAAACTTTCTTTTGATTCTGTATTTAGTGGCTTGTATTAGTGACTTCCAGACCTGAGATTATGTATGattttaattttactaattttaCTAGCCATTTAATCTACTTATGAGATTATTCGAAATTGgttgtgttcttattttcttctgcGTCTGTGAGTTTGGGATGTTGTTCTTAAGATTAGATATTCGGCTTACCTATTAGGAGGATAGGATATGTGTCATCAAAGTCCTGAATTTGGGTTGTGACAGAGGGTATTAGAGCCAAGTTCATTGATCTCACAAATACAAGCcgagtctagtagagtctcgcatATCGGTGCGGAGACGTCCGTTACTTGTCTTCGAAAGGCTATAGGACTTTAGGAAAGATTTATTTTATCCTCTCTCTTATCGTGCAATATTGatcttttaactttaaaaattgaaattcttATCTTATTCTCTCACAGATGGTGAGGACTCGTGCACCTCGAGATCGCGGTCAAGAGCCCTCACCAGCCCCCAAGCCAATTGCTCGGGGTGGGATACCTAGATGGGGTAGAAGACGCAGTAAGGGCAGAGGTCGTGGCAGAGAGAGATTTCAAGGAGATGCTAAGATTCCTGGTAGGGCAGAGTCTCTCGAGGTTACGTTCGAGGCAGGTGATGAAGGTGTTCAGGTTCCAGCTGATGATGTGGGCCCAAGTCAGGCACCATCAGGGTTTGTTATTACATCACATCTTCAGAATACCTTAGATAAAATGTTAGGTATTTTGGAGACTATAGTTCAGGAAGGCGGATCACTTGGTGCTCCATAGGGTTCACATGTTAGGGTGGGGACGCAGACCCTAGATCAGCAGCCTATTCTGATCTATCAGGGTCCAGTGGTCCATTCAATATCGAGGGATGATGGTATGCCATTACCAGAGGTTGGAGCTACCGGTGGAGTTATGGCAATTATATCTGATAAGGAGCAACAGCGATTTGAGAGGTTTAGAAAGATGTACCCACCACAGTTTCAGGGTGATCTGCGTGAGGACGCCTACGAGTTTTTAGTCAGTTGCCACGAGAGACTTCAGAGTGTGGGATTGGTTGACTCCCACAGGGTTACTTATACTGCCTTACAGATGTGTGGTCCTGTTAAGCAGTGGTGGCACTCTAATATTGACACCAGGCCAGTAGGTTCTCCACCGATGACTTGGGCTATATTTGCACAAGCCTTCCTTGATAGATTCGTTCCTCGTAGCTTGAGGGGGGAGCGTAGGCACTAGTTTGAGAATTTGATGAATGAGGGAATTTCTGTGGCTGAATACGAGAGGCTATTGTATGCCTTAGCCCGTTATGCTATGGTGATCTTATTAGACGAGGCCGAGATAATCAGGAGGTTTATGAGGGATTTGACACTTGGGATCAGAGAGGCCATGTTTGTTATAGCCCAATCTGGGGATTCTCTTCAGAATGTGGTAGAATCGACAAAGGAGTTTGAGTTGATGCATCGTAAGGTGTATGGGAATCTGGGGGACAAAAGGTCTGACACTGCAGGTCGATTCAGTAATACCTCATTTGGAGATAGGGGTTCTTTCAGAAGAGATTTTAGCCCTCAACATAATAGGCCAGTTTAGGCAGCGATGCAGACAGCAGATGGTGGATATTCAAGTATAAGTTCTTATGTTTCGGGACAGGTTTCACAGGGTTCATATCAGCGGTTTTCAAGATGTGGTGGCCACACCAGATATTCAGGTCCTTCTCGACAGTTGATGGCCTAAGTCTTGTTATGAGTGTAATAGTC encodes the following:
- the LOC107864956 gene encoding putative receptor-like protein kinase At3g47110, whose product is MASSNNSKLFIYLNLLVAEYGMGIKVSILGDMYSFGILMLEIFTGRRPTDPLFQPSSSLHHFVETALPENVMEILDKTAFHGERMSKETYGEECWASIKKEQTECLVGILEIGVASSAESPRDRLTMRQVYSKLTAIREKILRAEVA
- the LOC107862822 gene encoding uncharacterized protein LOC107862822; protein product: HVQRRRSRHPQQINNKKKNKSVRDVVSDEPLTGDTAVAATEQGGEASEDIYTIDAAKRRKYDCLFPVEAKNFGYDPNAKAKSVEDALDDRVKKKADRYCK